The Triplophysa rosa linkage group LG15, Trosa_1v2, whole genome shotgun sequence genome has a segment encoding these proteins:
- the LOC130565735 gene encoding LOW QUALITY PROTEIN: adenylate cyclase type 3-like (The sequence of the model RefSeq protein was modified relative to this genomic sequence to represent the inferred CDS: substituted 1 base at 1 genomic stop codon), with protein MSVNGIQDGPVTVSDAHTAGGTHETTRRSGDFLSLPRFMRLTFAPESLEKVYQTYFMRQREETLLVLIVFAALFNSYVIVMCAVVYSQDKLDTLAVAAGGLASDILLYILYRFRLLPASVSRGLVPYALWLLITVHVLCYYSLNFGGFYAAGDSVGWQTFFIFSFFLTLPLPLAPIALLSALSCAAHTLLLGFTIAERQKNKMDITILIRQLVANLMLFFAAMLVGVTAYFMSDRRYRIAFLEAKQSLEVSLTLKEQSHQQEDLLLSILPRHIAEEMLQGMKTGANEKSDAQQFNTMYMYRHENVSILFADIVGFTQLSSAVTPKELVKLLNELFARFDKLAEQHHQLRIKILGDCYYCICGLPDYREDHAACSIMMGLSMVDAISYVREKTKTGVDMRVGVHTGTVLGGVMGQKRWQFDVWSTDVTVANKMESGGIPGRVHISQSTKDCLHEGLFELEPGEGGDRCDYLMEKGIDTYLVLVPNEKNISNGASNGALINTTETTGSNTSLKKTPEDTETQQFQQSSETDMGMSEEQDLSHLLSEALLEREREEILEEKRTAVMSLMFVDPDLESRYSAEKESRTGVAFSCCCVVLVFTSAMEMLIDPQLIVNYVTLAVGEVLLLILTLCSLAAIFPXVFSRRLVSFSQWIDRTRWARNTWAMAAIFVLTMAEVADMLSCVQPPLLLLNSSSGVTLESLGDGGCAENPTHYGYISVLSLIASVMLVQLSHVVKLALMMLVTIATGAVNIHSWMYIYDIYDFIRYLEYRYKVVPTRYLLTVMIIIMMISLYYFARHVERQSRKLFLWKIAVHDQKEKVYEMRTYNEALVTNMLPEHVAKHFLGSKKRDEELYSQSYDEVGVMFASIPNFSDFYTEESINNGGLECLRILNEIISDFDSLLDRSEFRHITKIKTIGSTYMAASGVTPESNTTGYETHKLEDQSILDRWQHFADLADFALAMKVTLNNLNKQSFNSFMLRIGLNKGGVLAGVIGARKPHFDIWGNTVNVASRMESTGVMGNTQVVEDCYNILKEYGFRFVKRGPIYVKGKGELLTYFMKGKDKPVTKKAVVSLPHQIQQS; from the exons ATGTCGGTGAACGGGATCCAGGACGGTCCGGTGACCGTATCGGACGCGCATACCGCTGGGGGCACGCATGAGACGACGCGGCGGTCCGGTGACTTTCTGTCACTCCCGCGCTTCATGCGTCTCACCTTCGCACCCGAGTCCCTTGAGAAAGTTTATCAGACGTACTTTATGCGCCAGCGGGAGGAGACGTTACTGGTTCTGATCGTGTTTGCGGCTCTGTTTAACTCTTATGTGATTGTTATGTGCGCTGTGGTTTACTCTCAGGATAAACTCGACACTCTTGCCGTGGCCGCAGGTGGACTGGCATCGGATATTCTGCTTTATATTCTCTACCGGTTCCGTTTGCTGCCCGCGTCCGTGTCCCGGGGCCTCGTGCCGTACGCTCTGTGGCTGCTCATCACGGTTCACGTGCTGTGTTACTACAGTTTGAATTTTGGCGGCTTTTATGCAGCAGGTGACTCGGTCGGATGGCAGACCTTCTTCATATTCTCATTCTTCCTCACGCTCCCACTGCCGCTCGCGCCTATCGCGCTCCTGAGCGCGCTCTCGTGCGCCGCGCACACTCTTCTGCTGGGATTCACCATAGcggaaagacagaaaaacaaaatggatATAACAATACTGATCAGACAG ctTGTGGCTAATCTGATGCTGTTTTTTGCTGCCATGCTGGTGGGTGTGACGGCATATTTTATGTCTGACCGCAGATACCGCATTGCATTTTTAGAGGCCAAACAATCTCTAGAAGTCAGTCTGACTCTGAAGGAGCAAAGTCATCAACAG gaagaCTTGCTGTTGTCAATATTGCCGAGGCACATAGCCGAGGAAATGCTTCAGGGGATGAAAACAGGAGCCAATGAGAAATCTGATGCCCAACAGTTCAACACCATGTACATGTACCGTCATGAGAATGTCAg TATCCTCTTTGCAGATATAGTgggttttactcagctgtcgtCTGCCGTCACTCCCAAAGAACTCGTCAAACTCCTAAATGAGCTCTTCGCTCGCTTCGACAAACTAGCAGAA caacatCATCAGCTGAGGATCAAGATTCTGGGAGACTGCTATTATTGTATCTGTGGTTTGCCAGATTATAGAGAAGACCATGCAGCCTGCTCCATTATGATGGGTCTGTCCATGGTGGATGCCATCTC GTACGTGCGTGAGAAAACTAAGACCGGTGTGGACATGCGTGTGGGCGTGCACACGGGCACCGTTCTGGGCGGAGTCATGGGACAGAAGCGCTGGCAGTTTGACGTCTGGTCCACTGATGTTACCGTGGCAAACAAGATGGAGTCGGGGGGCATCCCAGG GCGTGTGCACATCTCTCAAAGCACAAAGGACTGTTTGCACGAGGGACTGTTTGAGTTGGAACCTGGCGAGGGAGGAGACCGCTGTGATTATCTGATGGAGAAAGGCATTGACACGTACCTGGTGCTCGTGCCCAAcgaaaaaaatatatcaaatggaGCGAGCAACGGTGCG CTAATCAACACCACCGAAACTACCGGCAGCAACACATCATTAAAGAAAACTCCTGAAGACACAGAAACACAG CAGTTTCAGCAGAGCAGCGAGACAGATATGGGGATGTCAGAGGAACAGGATCTGAGCCATCTTCTGAGTGAAGCTCTactggagagagaaagagaagagat ttTGGAGGAGAAGAGGACCGCTGTTATGTCCCTGATGTTCGTGGACCCTGACCTGGAGTCCCGTTACTCGGCAGAGAAAGAGAGCCGTACGGGGGTTGCGTTCAGCTGCTGTTGTGTCGTTCTGGTCTTCACTTCTGCAATGGAAATGCTCATCGACCCACA gttgaTTGTGAATTACGTGACTCTGGCTGTGGGTGAGGTGTTACTTCTGATTCTGACTTTGTGCTCACTGGCTGCAATCTTTCCTTGA GTGTTCTCGCGGAGGCTGGTGTCGTTCTCACAGTGGATTGACCGAACGCGCTGGGCTCGTAACACTTGGGCAATGGCAGCCATATTTGTTCTCACCATGGCTGAGGTTGCTGATATG ctCAGCTGCGTTCAGCCTCCTCTTCTGCTGTTGAACTCCAGCTCTGGTGTGACGCTCGAGTCTCTGGGTGATGGTGGGTGTGCAGAGAACCCCACACACTACGGCTACATATCCGTGCTGTCACTTATAGCATCCGTCATGCTTGTGCAGCTCAGCCATGTGGTCAAACTGGCGCTGATGATGTTGGTTACCATAGCAACAGGTGCCGTGAATATCCACAGCTGGATGTACATTTACGACATCTACGATTTCATTCGCTACCTGGAGTACAG GTATAAAGTGGTTCCCACCCGATATCTGTTGACTGTGATGATTATTATCATGATGATAAGTCTATACTACTTTGCACGCCAT GTGGAAAGACAGTCTCGTAAGCTGTTTCTATGGAAGATCGCAGTGCACGATCAGAAGGAGAAGGTGTATGAAATGAGAACATACAATGAAGCCTTGGTCACCAACATGCTTCCAGAACACGTGGCCAAACACTTTCTGGGCTCCAAAAAACGAGATGAG GAACTGTACAGTCAGTCATATGATGAGGTTGGCGTCATGTTCGCTTCTATTCCAAACTTCTCCGACTTTTACACAGAGGAGAGTATAAACAACGGAGGATTAGAATGTCTGAGAATCCTTAATGAGATCATTTCTGATTTTGACAGT CTGTTGGATCGATCCGAGTTTCGCCACATAACAAAGATCAAGACCATCGGTAGCACGTACATGGCAGCGTCCGGTGTGACGCCGGAGAGCAACACCACTGGATACGAGACGCACAAG TTGGAGGATCAGTCCATCTTGGACCGATGGCAACACTTTGCTGATCTGGCAGACTTTGCATTGGCTATGAAAGTCACACTGAACAACCTGAACAAACAGTCGTTCAATAGCTTCATGCTGCGCATAG GTCTGAATAAGGGAGGTGTGTTAGCTGGAGTGATCGGCGCTCGCAAGCCTCATTTTGATATCTGGGGAAACACTGTGAATGTGGCCAGTCGTATGGAGTCCACGGGGGTTATGGGTAACACACAG GTGGTGGAGGACTGCTATAACATCCTAAAGGAATATGGCTTCCGTTTTGTCAAACGAGGACCCATTTATGTTAAAGGAAAAGGAGAACTGCTCACATATTTCATGAAGGGCAAAGACAAACCTGTCACAAAAAAAGCCGTGGTCTCTCTGCCGCATCAGATACAACAATCCTGA
- the batf gene encoding basic leucine zipper transcriptional factor ATF-like: MAQGSDNNDSSYTKSPSPGNKQGSSDDVRKVMRREKNRIAAQKSRMRQTQKADNLHLESENLEKENAALRKEVKRLTEEAKYLSTVLSNHEPLCTGLSGASTELLYGAHHGAFHQHISVPHYPL, encoded by the exons ATGGCTCAGGGTTCTGACAATAACGACTCCAGCTACACCAAATCTCCCTCGCCAGGCAATAAACAG GGTTCATCGGATGACGTGAGGAAGGTGATGAGGAGAGAAAAGAACCGAATCGCGGCGCAGAAGAGCCGGATGAGACAAACTCAGAAAGCCGACAATCTGCATTTG GAGAGTGAAAATTTGGAGAAAGAAAATGCAGCGCTCAGGAAAGAGGTGAAGAGACTCACAGAGGAGGCCAAATATCTGTCCACGGTCCTGAGCAACCACGAGCCGCTGTGCACGGGCTTGAGCGGCGCGTCCACAGAGCTGCTGTACGGCGCGCATCACGGCGCGTTCCACCAGCACATCAGCGTGCCGCACTACCCGCTCTGA